In Pseudobacter ginsenosidimutans, the following are encoded in one genomic region:
- a CDS encoding porin family protein, which produces MNERQPYEQHLADKMQQLPPPLEPDKAWEKMKILLDKELPRGNGAGGNGRWWIIGMIAGILFIGTWILYQPDPEKITAAKKPTAVESLPNASQQNQESITKLPPVQHPPGATKEAPTRNQKNSKANADAARTDQAIVAAKKQVIRDDQSQTDEDIGTSIQSVHPIPQNNKLPAYTENSTHPSKSIKENNSNTDLPASNVDIKPKSDADLIKSSNSDSELNGSMPADIVTNPFLIETNQLLPGQEMSARKSFSHQQLAVKYKAPKKINRKSDKQDRAFAFGFSLPLAFPVADQKALGYNFRGGSNTVSDYIPSPHVQYHLNRKTFFQTEIQVVAPQYIRPILMYQQKTMTNPNTWMYNSVYARKLYYFNLPVSVYHSPMPNFFLGTGLQFSSLMSGVAMYEDKKVYGNQETILNQQFNRISHDSLTNRMSNSEIRLLLDVNYYWQRFTVGLRYNQAFGNYASFRLNNTTGYTYDKNKALFFYLRYNIWEDKKRNAPARSMLTLK; this is translated from the coding sequence CAACAGCTTCCTCCTCCCCTGGAGCCTGATAAGGCATGGGAAAAGATGAAGATCTTGCTCGACAAGGAACTTCCCCGCGGCAACGGAGCCGGCGGCAATGGCCGCTGGTGGATCATCGGGATGATCGCGGGCATCCTCTTCATCGGAACCTGGATCTTGTATCAACCGGATCCTGAAAAGATCACTGCTGCAAAAAAACCGACTGCTGTTGAATCGCTGCCCAATGCTTCCCAACAAAACCAGGAAAGCATCACCAAACTGCCACCAGTACAACATCCGCCTGGAGCTACCAAAGAAGCACCCACACGGAACCAAAAGAACAGCAAAGCCAATGCCGATGCAGCACGCACGGACCAGGCCATCGTAGCTGCCAAAAAGCAGGTCATCAGAGATGACCAGTCGCAAACCGATGAAGATATTGGAACCAGCATCCAATCCGTTCATCCCATTCCCCAAAACAATAAACTCCCTGCCTATACCGAAAACTCTACTCATCCTTCAAAATCGATAAAAGAAAACAACAGCAACACAGACCTGCCCGCTTCTAACGTTGATATAAAACCGAAGTCAGACGCAGACCTGATAAAATCTTCCAACAGCGATTCAGAGCTTAACGGTTCAATGCCGGCTGACATCGTTACAAACCCTTTCCTGATCGAAACCAATCAACTGTTGCCAGGCCAGGAAATGAGCGCCCGCAAGTCTTTCAGCCACCAGCAACTGGCAGTGAAATACAAAGCGCCCAAAAAGATCAACCGGAAATCAGATAAACAGGATCGTGCATTTGCCTTCGGGTTCTCATTGCCCCTGGCATTTCCCGTGGCAGATCAAAAAGCCCTGGGCTATAATTTCCGTGGTGGCTCCAACACCGTGTCGGATTATATCCCCTCGCCGCATGTGCAATACCATCTCAACAGGAAAACCTTCTTTCAAACGGAAATACAGGTTGTGGCCCCGCAATACATCAGACCAATACTGATGTACCAGCAAAAGACCATGACCAATCCCAATACATGGATGTACAATTCCGTGTATGCAAGGAAGCTCTATTACTTCAACCTGCCGGTTTCAGTTTATCACAGCCCCATGCCCAATTTCTTCCTGGGAACCGGACTGCAGTTCTCATCACTGATGAGCGGGGTGGCAATGTATGAAGACAAAAAAGTGTATGGTAACCAGGAAACCATCCTGAATCAACAATTCAACCGCATCAGTCATGATTCCCTCACCAACCGGATGAGCAATTCAGAAATTCGCTTACTCTTAGACGTTAATTATTACTGGCAGCGCTTCACAGTAGGTCTTCGTTACAACCAGGCTTTTGGCAATTATGCCAGCTTCCGGCTCAACAATACCACCGGCTACACATACGATAAGAACAAGGCATTGTTCTTCTATCTCAGGTATAATATCTGGGAAGACAAGAAACGCAACGCACCCGCGCGCTCTATGTTAACGCTTAAATAA
- the mutL gene encoding DNA mismatch repair endonuclease MutL, with protein sequence MPDIIQLLPDNIANQIAAGEVIQRPASAVKELLENAVDAGATEIRLIIQDAGKQLIQVIDNGKGMSETDARMCFERHATSKIRNIDDLFHIRTMGFRGEALASIAAVAQVVLKSRREIDEAGTYIEIENSTVIKQEPVASPVGTSIAMKNLFFNIPARRNFLKSNPAENRHIVDEFIRVALSFPELFFSLTSNGTEMFHLEKGTLKQRIVQLFGNSYNSKLVTVQEKTDYLNIHGFVGKPDTAKKTRGDQYFFVNNRFIRSPYLNHALMSAYQDLIAPDSFPLYVLFIDLDPAQVDINVHPTKQEIKFEDEKIVYAFVQAAVKHALAQFSITPTLEFDLDPNIQQLDALNKPFTEDKQAAAASSQLYQNFTQKHQAWSIPPSEKNAGLKNWKEFYEPSQQSKSDEQSAILAAGGALPGTEGKEKPFESLLDQIRTKQPVQEYSEETDPLLAIYGAQPKQEMRVLEDAPMLQLHFSYIVAPTNRGYILVHQQLAHERVLYERFAAAASGKPMASQRSLFPQTIELSAQDTALMSDLLPDLEILGYLIEPAGKQGFLINGTPADLEAGNEKVVIEQLLEQFKHFSADLKFSRREKLIRSLSWQQAVKPGTALAEREMRTLVTDLFQCRQHNVTAGGSPTYIEFKKDYLEQLFKR encoded by the coding sequence TTGCCTGACATAATACAATTATTACCTGACAATATAGCCAATCAGATTGCAGCGGGAGAAGTGATCCAGCGCCCTGCCAGTGCGGTGAAGGAATTGCTGGAGAATGCTGTTGATGCCGGTGCAACCGAGATCCGTCTGATCATCCAGGATGCCGGTAAACAACTGATCCAGGTGATCGATAATGGCAAGGGTATGAGTGAAACCGACGCCCGTATGTGTTTTGAGCGGCATGCCACCTCCAAGATCAGGAATATCGATGATCTTTTTCATATCCGTACCATGGGCTTCCGCGGTGAAGCGCTTGCTTCGATTGCGGCCGTAGCGCAGGTAGTGCTGAAGAGTCGCCGCGAGATCGATGAAGCGGGTACTTATATCGAAATAGAAAACAGTACGGTGATCAAGCAGGAACCTGTAGCAAGTCCTGTAGGTACCAGCATCGCCATGAAGAATCTTTTCTTCAATATTCCGGCGAGAAGGAATTTCCTGAAAAGCAATCCTGCCGAGAACAGGCATATCGTGGATGAGTTCATTCGCGTGGCGCTGAGCTTCCCTGAATTATTTTTCTCCCTTACCAGTAACGGCACCGAAATGTTCCATCTCGAAAAAGGAACATTGAAGCAGAGGATCGTGCAATTATTCGGCAATAGTTACAATTCAAAACTGGTGACAGTGCAGGAGAAGACGGATTACCTCAATATCCACGGATTTGTTGGTAAGCCGGATACTGCCAAGAAAACGAGAGGTGATCAGTACTTCTTCGTCAACAACCGCTTCATTCGCAGTCCATACCTGAACCACGCGCTCATGAGTGCGTACCAGGATCTGATTGCACCCGATAGTTTTCCACTCTATGTGTTATTCATCGATCTGGATCCTGCGCAGGTAGACATCAACGTGCATCCCACCAAGCAGGAGATCAAGTTCGAAGATGAGAAGATCGTATATGCTTTTGTGCAGGCGGCGGTGAAACATGCGCTGGCGCAGTTCAGCATTACGCCTACACTTGAATTCGATCTCGATCCCAATATCCAGCAACTGGATGCGCTGAACAAACCATTCACGGAAGATAAACAGGCTGCCGCGGCATCTTCCCAGCTCTATCAGAATTTCACGCAGAAACATCAGGCCTGGTCTATTCCTCCTTCGGAAAAGAATGCAGGACTGAAGAACTGGAAAGAGTTCTATGAACCTTCGCAGCAAAGCAAGTCCGATGAACAGTCGGCCATACTGGCTGCCGGCGGTGCATTGCCCGGCACGGAAGGCAAAGAGAAACCTTTTGAATCATTGCTGGACCAGATCAGGACCAAACAACCTGTTCAGGAATATTCAGAAGAGACCGATCCGTTGCTGGCTATCTATGGCGCACAACCGAAACAGGAGATGCGTGTGCTGGAAGATGCGCCGATGCTGCAATTGCATTTCTCTTATATTGTTGCTCCCACCAATCGCGGATATATTTTAGTACACCAGCAGCTGGCGCATGAGCGTGTGCTGTATGAGCGCTTCGCAGCTGCGGCCAGCGGCAAGCCGATGGCTTCACAACGCAGCCTGTTCCCGCAAACAATTGAGCTATCTGCCCAGGATACCGCCCTGATGAGCGATCTGCTGCCTGATCTGGAAATATTGGGCTATCTCATCGAGCCTGCCGGAAAGCAGGGATTTCTGATCAATGGAACGCCTGCCGACCTGGAAGCCGGTAATGAGAAAGTGGTAATCGAGCAATTACTGGAACAGTTCAAACATTTCAGTGCTGATCTCAAATTCTCCAGACGCGAAAAACTGATCCGTTCATTGAGCTGGCAACAAGCTGTCAAGCCAGGAACAGCATTGGCAGAGCGCGAGATGCGCACACTGGTAACCGATCTCTTCCAATGCAGGCAACACAATGTAACGGCAGGTGGAAGCCCTACCTACATCGAGTTCAAGAAGGATTACCTGGAACAGTTATTTAAGCGTTAA
- a CDS encoding glycoside hydrolase family 3 N-terminal domain-containing protein has product MKKLLLLLLLGSTAIAQAQRRSHLPADQWVDSVFKSLSKEEKITQLMNIRVSTIGPNRTALFLDKEVEEAVRKYNVGSLCLFQGGPIKQAQTINYYQSVAKTPLLITIDGENGVGMRFDSVMGLPRQMMLGAAHDPALAYQYGQVVAEQCKRIGIQVNYAPVVDINNNPANPVINDRSLGEDKYRVAEYGVQYMKGMQDNGVMACAKHFPGHGDVAVDSHHDLPVINKTRAELDSLELYPFRELIKAGVGSVMVAHLQVNSIDNGVNRPTSISSKAVTNLLKKELGFTGLTFTDALEMKGVAKFYPDGENSLQSLIAGNDMLCLPGNIPGSIEKVLKAIRKKKLNWKDIDARVKKVLYAKYQYGLANLQPIDINNITEDLNSKVPMMRRIIAEKAITLLRNDEYGIFPLTKGKRVAYVGFGLDKDNAFAAEVRKNYDAQVFYFDYNLDSSRVEPMLQLLKNRFDVVVLGLHNYNRFPANNFGVSNAAMNLMKGLQQQHKTITMAFGNPYLIKNFCDAKVLLACYEDDDITQSAGADLLYGKFSAKGQLPVTICDAFKFGDGIVAHKILKEAAPASLGFNQARMTAQIDSIVTDAIAKNAIPGAVVLVAKDGKVVFDRAYGHLTYDSTESMYPETIFDLASITKVMATTISVMKLVDEGKLDINKTLGDYLPWVKGSDKENLKLRDVLLHQAGLKSFIPFYRGTLTGTDGRPNWAYYSMKPDSLHQVRVANGLYLRNDYPDTMYNIIVKSQLEPGNRYIYSDNDFIFLGKIVEAISGMPLDQYVKKTFYDKLNLATTGFKPRDRFPLSYIAPTENEALFRRQLIQGDVHDPGAAMFGGVAGHAGLFSNAYDLAVLAQMLLNGGVIDGKNFFSKATLDEFTAYQSDISRRGLGFDKPEKDNATRKEAYPTLSASPLTFGHTGFTGTCIWMDPKYNLTYIFLSNRVNSTEPNKFGNLSVRPKVHEAIYQALLH; this is encoded by the coding sequence ATGAAGAAACTCCTACTATTATTATTGCTCGGCTCTACTGCCATTGCGCAGGCGCAGCGCCGTTCGCATCTCCCGGCAGACCAATGGGTAGACAGTGTTTTCAAATCACTCTCCAAAGAAGAGAAGATCACACAACTGATGAACATCAGAGTGTCTACCATCGGGCCCAATCGCACAGCATTGTTCCTGGACAAAGAAGTGGAAGAAGCAGTACGCAAGTACAATGTAGGAAGTCTTTGTCTGTTTCAGGGCGGGCCTATCAAACAGGCTCAGACCATCAATTATTACCAGTCTGTTGCAAAAACTCCGCTCCTCATCACCATCGATGGTGAAAATGGTGTTGGTATGCGCTTCGACAGTGTGATGGGACTTCCCCGTCAGATGATGCTCGGCGCAGCACATGATCCTGCACTGGCCTACCAGTACGGTCAGGTAGTGGCCGAACAATGCAAGCGCATAGGCATACAGGTGAATTATGCGCCTGTAGTAGACATCAATAACAATCCCGCCAATCCGGTGATCAACGACAGATCATTGGGAGAAGATAAATACAGGGTGGCCGAGTACGGCGTTCAGTACATGAAAGGTATGCAGGACAATGGTGTGATGGCCTGCGCCAAACACTTTCCCGGTCATGGTGATGTAGCAGTTGATTCTCACCACGATCTTCCTGTGATCAACAAAACCAGGGCAGAGCTGGATTCACTGGAGCTCTATCCATTCCGCGAGCTCATCAAAGCTGGTGTTGGCTCCGTGATGGTAGCCCATTTGCAGGTGAATTCCATCGACAATGGCGTCAATAGACCTACTTCCATTTCTTCCAAAGCCGTTACCAACCTGCTCAAAAAAGAGCTGGGCTTCACCGGCCTCACTTTCACCGATGCACTCGAAATGAAAGGTGTTGCAAAATTCTATCCCGATGGTGAAAACAGCCTCCAGAGCCTGATTGCAGGCAACGACATGCTTTGTCTTCCCGGCAATATCCCCGGCAGTATCGAAAAAGTGCTGAAAGCCATCCGCAAGAAAAAACTCAATTGGAAAGACATCGACGCACGCGTGAAGAAAGTACTGTATGCCAAATACCAGTACGGCCTCGCCAACCTGCAACCCATCGATATCAACAATATCACTGAAGACCTCAATAGCAAAGTGCCCATGATGCGCAGGATAATCGCTGAAAAAGCGATTACCCTTCTCCGCAATGATGAATATGGCATATTCCCGCTCACCAAAGGGAAACGCGTTGCCTATGTAGGTTTCGGTCTGGATAAAGACAATGCATTTGCAGCAGAAGTTCGCAAAAACTATGATGCGCAGGTTTTCTATTTCGATTACAATCTCGACAGCAGCCGAGTGGAGCCGATGCTTCAGTTGCTGAAGAATCGTTTCGATGTGGTAGTGCTCGGCCTGCACAATTACAACCGTTTCCCCGCCAACAATTTCGGCGTGAGCAATGCAGCCATGAACCTCATGAAGGGTCTGCAGCAACAACACAAGACCATTACCATGGCCTTCGGAAACCCTTACCTGATCAAGAATTTCTGTGATGCCAAAGTATTGCTGGCCTGTTACGAAGATGACGATATTACACAATCTGCCGGAGCAGACCTGCTGTATGGCAAGTTCTCCGCAAAAGGACAATTACCCGTCACCATCTGCGATGCCTTCAAATTTGGCGATGGCATCGTAGCACATAAAATATTGAAAGAGGCCGCGCCTGCTTCTCTCGGTTTCAACCAGGCCCGCATGACTGCTCAGATCGATAGCATCGTTACAGATGCCATCGCAAAAAATGCGATCCCCGGCGCAGTGGTACTGGTGGCAAAAGATGGAAAAGTGGTTTTCGATCGCGCATACGGTCATCTTACCTACGACAGCACCGAATCGATGTATCCCGAAACCATTTTCGATCTGGCCTCAATCACCAAGGTGATGGCCACTACCATTTCCGTAATGAAACTGGTAGACGAAGGCAAACTCGATATCAACAAAACCCTGGGCGATTATCTTCCCTGGGTGAAAGGTTCCGACAAAGAGAACCTGAAGCTCCGCGATGTGCTGTTGCACCAGGCCGGACTGAAATCCTTCATTCCTTTTTATCGTGGAACCCTCACCGGTACCGATGGCAGACCCAACTGGGCCTATTACTCCATGAAGCCCGATTCTCTGCACCAGGTACGCGTTGCCAATGGCCTCTACCTGCGCAATGATTATCCGGACACGATGTACAATATCATCGTAAAAAGTCAACTTGAACCCGGCAATCGCTATATCTACAGCGATAACGATTTCATCTTCCTCGGTAAAATAGTGGAAGCCATTTCCGGCATGCCGCTGGATCAATACGTGAAGAAAACCTTCTACGACAAACTGAACCTGGCCACTACCGGCTTCAAGCCCCGCGACCGTTTCCCGCTTAGCTATATTGCTCCCACCGAGAACGAAGCGCTGTTCCGTCGCCAGTTGATCCAGGGTGATGTACACGATCCGGGGGCTGCCATGTTCGGCGGCGTAGCTGGTCATGCCGGTCTTTTCAGCAATGCCTACGATCTCGCGGTGCTGGCACAAATGCTGCTCAATGGCGGAGTGATCGATGGCAAGAACTTCTTCAGCAAAGCCACGCTGGATGAGTTCACAGCTTACCAGAGCGATATCAGTCGTCGTGGTCTCGGATTCGACAAACCCGAGAAAGACAATGCAACGCGCAAGGAAGCCTATCCAACACTGAGCGCCTCACCGCTCACTTTCGGTCATACCGGTTTCACCGGCACCTGCATCTGGATGGATCCCAAGTACAACCTCACGTACATCTTCCTTTCCAATCGTGTGAACAGCACCGAGCCCAACAAATTCGGCAACCTGAGCGTACGCCCCAAAGTACACGAGGCCATTTACCAGGCTTTGCTCCATTGA
- a CDS encoding 2-oxoacid:acceptor oxidoreductase subunit alpha — protein sequence MSRKEEVLQDVVIKFAGDSGDGMQLTGSQFTNNTALLGIDLATFPDFPAEIRAPQGTLPGVSGYQLRFSSDRVFTPGDECDVLVAMNAAALKANLRGLKKGGKIIANTDGFDTKNLRLANYPDGVNPLDDDSLSNYEVYRMDVTKMTREALKDIQMGTKEKDRAKNMFVLGFLYWMYNRDMENTIQFLTEKFGKKQEILDSNVRALQAGYNFGDTTETFTTRFKVEKAKMESGTYRSIMGNQALALGLIAASQKSGLPIFLGTYPITPASDILHELSKHKAFGVRTFQAEDEIAGITSAIGASYGGLLGITTTSGPGMALKGEAMGLAVMLEIPLLVINIQRGGPSTGLPTKTEQSDLLQAYYGRNGECPMPIISASTPSDCFDAAYEAVRIAVQHMTPVILLSDGYIANGAEPWRFPQSDDLASIEVKFKTELGEDEEKYLPYLRDEKLVRPWAIPGTPGLEHRIGGLEKQNITGNVSYDPENHQLMVKIRQEKVDKIADYIPEQTLDSGPEKGKVLILGWGSTYGAIKSAVAELQAEGHAVSHAHLRYMRPFPRNLGAMLKNFDHILIPEINNGQLIKIIRDQFLVDAKGYNKIMGVPITKTELVMKLHEILGGAN from the coding sequence ATGAGCAGAAAAGAAGAAGTGCTGCAGGATGTTGTCATAAAATTTGCCGGAGATTCCGGTGATGGTATGCAATTAACTGGCAGTCAATTCACTAACAATACAGCCCTGCTGGGTATCGACCTGGCTACCTTCCCCGACTTCCCGGCCGAGATCCGCGCACCCCAGGGAACTCTCCCCGGCGTGAGCGGTTACCAGCTCCGTTTCTCCAGCGACCGCGTGTTCACTCCCGGTGATGAATGTGATGTACTTGTAGCAATGAATGCAGCGGCCCTCAAAGCCAATCTGAGGGGTCTCAAGAAAGGCGGCAAGATCATCGCCAATACTGATGGCTTCGATACCAAGAATCTCCGTCTCGCCAATTATCCCGATGGCGTGAATCCACTGGATGACGACAGTCTCTCCAACTATGAAGTGTATCGCATGGACGTTACCAAAATGACACGCGAAGCACTCAAGGATATTCAGATGGGAACCAAAGAGAAAGACCGTGCCAAGAACATGTTCGTGCTCGGCTTCCTGTACTGGATGTATAACCGCGATATGGAAAACACCATCCAGTTCCTCACAGAAAAATTCGGAAAGAAACAGGAGATCCTCGATAGCAACGTGAGAGCATTGCAGGCCGGATACAATTTCGGAGACACTACTGAAACTTTCACTACCAGGTTCAAAGTGGAAAAAGCGAAAATGGAATCCGGTACTTACCGCTCCATCATGGGCAACCAGGCGCTCGCACTTGGACTGATCGCCGCTTCACAAAAAAGCGGACTGCCCATCTTCCTCGGAACTTATCCCATCACGCCCGCTTCTGATATCCTTCATGAGCTCAGCAAGCACAAGGCTTTTGGTGTAAGAACCTTCCAGGCGGAAGACGAGATCGCAGGTATCACATCCGCCATCGGCGCTTCCTACGGCGGATTGCTGGGCATTACCACTACTTCAGGTCCGGGTATGGCACTCAAAGGTGAAGCGATGGGACTGGCAGTGATGCTGGAAATTCCTTTGCTGGTCATAAACATTCAACGTGGTGGCCCATCAACCGGCCTGCCCACCAAAACAGAACAGAGCGATCTGCTGCAGGCATACTACGGTCGTAACGGCGAATGCCCCATGCCCATTATCTCTGCCAGCACACCTTCTGATTGTTTCGACGCAGCCTACGAAGCCGTTCGCATCGCTGTGCAGCATATGACGCCCGTGATCCTGCTGAGTGATGGCTATATCGCCAATGGCGCTGAGCCCTGGCGTTTCCCGCAATCAGATGATCTCGCTTCCATCGAAGTGAAGTTTAAAACAGAACTGGGAGAAGATGAAGAAAAATACCTTCCCTATCTCCGTGATGAAAAACTGGTCCGTCCCTGGGCTATCCCCGGAACACCAGGACTGGAGCACCGCATCGGTGGCCTGGAAAAACAGAACATCACCGGTAACGTTAGCTACGATCCCGAGAACCACCAGTTGATGGTGAAGATCAGGCAGGAAAAAGTAGATAAGATCGCAGATTATATTCCCGAGCAAACGCTGGACAGTGGCCCCGAAAAAGGGAAGGTGCTGATCCTCGGTTGGGGATCAACGTATGGTGCTATCAAGAGCGCAGTAGCAGAGTTACAGGCAGAAGGACATGCAGTAAGCCATGCACACCTGCGTTACATGCGTCCTTTCCCGAGAAACCTCGGAGCCATGCTGAAGAACTTCGATCATATCCTGATCCCCGAGATCAACAATGGTCAGCTCATCAAGATCATTCGCGATCAATTCCTCGTGGATGCCAAAGGATACAATAAGATCATGGGAGTACCCATCACCAAAACAGAACTGGTGATGAAACTTCACGAAATACTGGGAGGAGCGAACTAA
- a CDS encoding Pycsar system effector family protein, with protein MTSAAQQLLQEARQYVTGIFTTKVNPAFVYHNIDHTREVVEASDLMATHLGLPEEEKPALLLAAWFHDTGYSAGQPKRHEEVSRDIASDFLQSRGIDQQTIDKVSNAIMATKWPQSPTNLLEQILCDADLSHLGMPIFPEKNKLLRQELNLLFDNKLGKKEWRQKNIFFLQQHRYFTEYGKTVLEPVKQQHLLELIRKAEKNGKEGNDSMEKMVVNTRLPPENNVVLPVEKNNGNDKLVREREKLERDKEKFEKDKAARTERSIATMFRIMSENHVNLSQMADSKANIMISVNTIVISIMVSVLLGKLQFYPEFIVPTIILLAVCLSAVVFAILATRPNVNRGTFTQEDIENKKVNLLFFGNFFNMELKDYDWAMKQMMADRDYLDSSMIKDIYSLGVVLARKYKYLRIAYNIFMFGLVIAILAFAIVFLFSEQNPNAA; from the coding sequence ATGACATCAGCCGCGCAGCAATTATTACAGGAAGCCAGGCAATACGTAACGGGCATCTTCACTACCAAAGTGAATCCTGCATTCGTTTATCATAATATAGACCATACAAGGGAAGTGGTGGAAGCCTCCGACCTGATGGCCACTCACCTGGGCCTTCCGGAGGAGGAAAAACCTGCACTGCTGCTGGCCGCCTGGTTCCATGATACCGGCTATTCAGCGGGTCAACCCAAAAGGCATGAAGAGGTCAGCCGTGATATTGCTTCTGATTTCCTGCAAAGCAGGGGTATAGACCAGCAGACCATCGACAAAGTGAGCAATGCCATCATGGCCACCAAATGGCCACAAAGCCCTACCAACTTACTGGAACAGATCCTTTGCGATGCAGACCTCTCGCACCTGGGCATGCCCATCTTCCCGGAAAAGAACAAACTGCTTCGCCAGGAACTCAATCTGCTATTCGATAACAAACTAGGCAAGAAAGAATGGCGCCAGAAGAATATCTTCTTTTTACAACAACATCGTTACTTCACTGAATATGGCAAGACAGTGCTTGAACCAGTGAAACAACAGCATTTGCTGGAGCTGATCCGGAAGGCCGAGAAAAACGGAAAAGAGGGAAATGATTCGATGGAAAAGATGGTGGTGAACACCAGGCTCCCGCCGGAGAATAACGTTGTATTGCCGGTTGAAAAAAATAATGGAAACGATAAACTGGTGAGAGAAAGAGAGAAGCTTGAAAGGGACAAGGAAAAATTTGAAAAAGATAAAGCAGCAAGAACGGAGAGAAGCATTGCCACGATGTTCCGCATCATGAGCGAGAATCACGTGAACCTGAGCCAGATGGCCGACAGCAAAGCTAATATCATGATCTCGGTGAATACCATCGTGATCTCTATCATGGTGTCTGTGCTGTTGGGTAAACTGCAATTCTATCCAGAATTCATCGTGCCCACAATTATCCTGCTGGCAGTATGTCTCAGCGCAGTGGTATTCGCTATCCTGGCCACAAGGCCCAATGTGAACCGCGGCACATTCACGCAGGAAGATATCGAGAATAAAAAAGTGAACCTGCTGTTCTTCGGCAATTTCTTCAATATGGAACTCAAGGATTATGATTGGGCGATGAAACAAATGATGGCCGATCGTGATTATCTCGATAGCAGTATGATCAAGGACATTTATAGTCTCGGCGTTGTACTGGCCCGCAAATACAAGTACCTGCGCATCGCTTACAATATATTTATGTTCGGACTGGTGATCGCCATCCTGGCTTTTGCCATTGTGTTCCTCTTCTCCGAGCAGAATCCAAATGCAGCATAA